CGCGCAGCGCGCCCTGGGCGAGCACGTCGCTCATGCACAGCACCGCCGTGACCTGCGGGTGACGGGTCAGCAGGTCGCGGGTCAGCGCCTCGCCGCTGTCGGGGGTGTTGTGGGCCGCCTCGGTGGGGTACAGCGTCGCGTCCGGGTGGTGGGCGGCGGCGGCGCGGTAACCGCGCAGGCGCTGGTCGGTGGTGCGGTAGGTGGCCTGCGCCTCGCGCGCCGGGCTGACCGGGCCGCTGAAGCGCTGTTCCGAGAGTTCCAGGCACACGACGCCCAGCTGCCGGTGGCCCAGCGCGAGCAGGTGCGCGGCGGCGGCCTGCGCGCCGCCGGCGTCGTCGATGCCGACGTTCACGGCGCCTGCCTGGGGTTCCTGGTCGACCAGGACGGTGGGCAGGCCGCGTTCCAGCACGGCGCGCAGCAGGGCGCTGCCGTCGGCGGCGCAGTACACGATGAAGCCGTCCACGCTGGCGCTGCGGACCGGGCCGGTCGGGTCGGCGTGCGCGCCGGGCGCGTAGGGACTGGCGAGCAGCAGCACGTTCAGGTCGTGGTGCTGCACGGCGCGGGTGACGCTGCCCAGGAACAGCGCGGCGGCGGGGTCGGCGAAGGCGTAGTCCAGCGGCGCGTCGTACACGACGCCCAGCACGCCGGTGCGGCCGCGGCGCAGGCTGCGGGCGAGGGGGTCGGGGCCCTGGTAGCCCAGGTCGCGGGCGGCCTGCAGGACGCGCTGGCGCAGGTCCTCGCTGAGCTGGTCGGGGCGGTTGTAGGCGTTGCTGACGGTGGCGACGCTGACGCCCAGCGTGCGGGCCACGTCCCGCAGGGTGACGCGTCCACCGGCGCGGGGTGGGCCGGGGGCGGCGCTGGGCTTGGCGGGCGGCATACCGGAATGGTAGCGTATCCCCATCCACTCTGAAACGATTCAGAGTGTCTTTCAGCCGCTCCCTCCCCTGCCCCCCCACGAGGCCCCCATGACCGCCCCCATCCTCCCTGCCCAGCCTCCGGCCCCCGGCCACCCCGGCGAGGCCGCCCGCCGCGCCCTGAGCGTGATCTTCCTGATCAACGGCGCACTGTTCGCCACCTGGGCCGTGAACATCCCCGGCATCCGCGACGCCCTGAATCTCAGCGAGGCGCAGATCGGCGCGGCCCTGCTGGCCGTGGGCCTGGGCAGCCTGTGCAGCATGACCCTGACCGGCGCGTGGACCGCCCGCCACGGCAGCCACCGCGTCACCCGCACCGCCGCCGTCCTGTGCATGCTGACCCTGCTGCCCCCCTTCCTGGCGCCCGGCCTGCCGCTGCTGATCGCCGCGCTGACCGTGCTGGGCGCCGCGAACGGCAGCATGGACGTCGCCATGAACGCGCAGGGCGTCACGGTCGAGCAGCGCCTGGGCCGACCCATCATGAGCCGCCTGCACGCCTACTTCAGTCTGGGCGGCGTGCTCGGCGCGGCCCTGGGAACCCTGCTGGTGGGCCGCGTCCCCATGACCGCCCACGCCCTGACCGTCACGGTCGTCACGGCGGCCGCCGCGCTGATCGCCGGGCGCTTCCTGCTGCCCGACCTCCCCTCTGCCCCCATCCCCGCCGCCCCGCGCCGCGTCCCGATCAGCGCCGCGGCCGCGCTGCTGGGCGCCCTGTGCTTCCTGGGCATGCTGTCCGAGGGCGCCAACTACGACTGGGCGGCCCTGTACTTCCGGGACGTCCTCGGCTCGCCCGGCGGGCAGGCCGGACTGGGCTACGCGGCGTTCGTCACCACCATGACGCTGGGCCGCTGGTTCGGTGACCGCCTCCGCGCCCGCCTGGGCGACGAGACCATCGTGCGCGGCGGGGCGCTCGTCACGGCCGCCGGTCTGGGCCTCGCCCTGCTGACCCGCGACCCGCTGCCCGCCGCCGCCGGGTTCGCGCTCTCGGGCCTGGGCCTCAGCAACGTCGTGCCGGTCATGTACGGCGCCGCCGGGCACGCCCTGGGGGGGCGCGGCATCGCGCAGGTCGCCAGCATCGGGTACGGCGGGTTCCTGCTCGGGCCGCCCGCCATCGGGTTCATTGCCGCGCAGGTGGGCCTGCCCGCCGCGCTGGGCCTCGCGCTGGCCGGCGCCCTGCTGATCACCCTGCTGGGCGGCCGGGCCTTCGCGCTGATCCGCCGCTGACCCCCGCTCAGGCCGGGCCGACGTAGCGGGCGCGCGGGCGGATGAACTGCCCCCCGGCGCGGGTTTCCAGGGCGTGGGCCAGCCAGCCCGTCACGCGGGCCAGCGCGAACAGCGTGACGGCGTCCCCGGCGGGGCGGCCCAGCACGAGGGTCAGCGCGGCCAGCGCCAGGTCCACGTTGAGGTGCTCGGCGGTGTCCCCGGCGTGGGCGCGGATCACGGCGTCGGTGGCCCGCGTGACGGGGTGATCCGGGTACTGCCCGCTCAGGGCGTTCAGCAGCGCGCGGGCGCGTGGGTCGCCGTGCGGGTAGAGGGCGTGCCCGAAGCCCGGTGCGTGCCCGGCGCGGCGGGTGGCGTCCCGCAGGGCCGCGCGGGCGTCGCCGCTCAGGGCGGCCCTCAGGAGATCGTGGGCGTGCAGTGCGCCCAGGCCGTGCCGGGGGCCCTGGAGGGCGCTCAGCGCGGCCAGCGTGCAGTGCGCGAGGCTGGCGCCGCCGCTGGCCGTGACGCGCGCGGTGAAGGCGCTGACGTTCAGTTCGTGGTCGGCGAGCAGGATCAGGGCGCGGCGCAGCAGGTCCGCGCCGTCCGGGCGGCCCCAGGTGCGGGCCAGCCGGGCGTGCAGCGGCAGGTCCGGCGCGGGGGGCAGGCGGGCATGGCGTTCGGCGGTGGCGTGCAGCAGCGTCAGGATGCGCGCGGCCTGCCGGGGCCCACTCTCGGGGCGGGTGTCGAGCGCGTCCGGGTCGTGCGCGCCCGCGTACGTCAGCGCGTACCCCAGCGCTTCCAGGGGCGTGTCGGCGCGCGGGTGGCGGCTGAGGTTCAGCCGGGCGCGCAGCGGCAGCGTGGGCCGGGTGCGGGGGTCGCCGGTCCACAGCAGCGCGGCGACCGCCTCGACGGTGGCGGTGTCGGCGAGGCCCAGCGCGTCCACGCCCCGGTAGGCCAGCGTGCCGTCCTCGATGCGGGTCAGGGCGCTGTCGAGGATGGGTGTCACGCCCCCGCCTCCCCCGGCGCGGAGTCCGTCGAGGCTGCCCTGCACGGCCGCCTGCACGCCGGCCTGCGGGTCGCGGCGGGTCGCCTGCCGCCCGGCGAGGGCCTGCACGTCGCCCGCGTCGTAGCGGCGCTGCCGGGTGCCGGACGGGCCGGGAACGCTGCGGATCAGGCCGCGGGAGACGTAGGCGTACAGCGTGGCGGGTTTCACGCCCAGCTGCTCGCAGGCCTGCGCCGTGGTGAGGGAGGCGGTCATGCCATCCAGCCTAACATTGATTCCAGAATCAAGATTGACGACATTGATGGTGCAGGACTAGCGTGCAGCCATGACCCACGACTCCCCCGCCGTGCGTGACGTGCCGACGCCCGACCTCTTCCCCGCCGCGTTCCCGGCAACTGCGTTCCCGCAGGTGATCTGGCAGGAGGGCACGCCCCCCACCTCGCTGCCCGCGCAGGCCTGGACGACCGAGACCACCCACCGCGACGGACAGCAGGGCGGCCTGCCCCTGACCACCGCAGATGGCCTGCGGATCTACGACCTGATGGGCCGCTTCACGGGCGGCAGCGGCGCACTGCGGCAGGCGGAGTTCTTCGTGTACCGCCCCGCCGACCGCGCCATGCTGGAGGGTGCACTGGAGCGCTGGCGCGGCGGGCACCCGGTCGAGCCGACCACCTGGATCCGCGCCACGCGCCGCGACGCCGAGCTGGTCGCCGGGCTGGGCGTGCGCGAGACCGGCATGCTCGCCAGCGCCAGCGATTACCACACCTTCCACAAGTTCACGCCGGGCGGCCGCGCCCAGGCGGCCCGCACGTACCTGGACGCCGTGCAGGCCGTCCTGGACGCGGGCCTGCGCCCGAGGCTGCACCTGGAGGACGCCACCCGCGCGCCCCGCGAATTCATCCTCCCCTTCGTGGAGGCCGTGCAGACCCTCGCCGCCTCCTTCCCCGCCTCGCAGGCGCCTAAGTTCCGGGTGTGCGACACGATGGGCGTCGGCCTCCCGCTGGAGGGGGCGGCG
This is a stretch of genomic DNA from Deinococcus depolymerans. It encodes these proteins:
- a CDS encoding LacI family DNA-binding transcriptional regulator — encoded protein: MPPAKPSAAPGPPRAGGRVTLRDVARTLGVSVATVSNAYNRPDQLSEDLRQRVLQAARDLGYQGPDPLARSLRRGRTGVLGVVYDAPLDYAFADPAAALFLGSVTRAVQHHDLNVLLLASPYAPGAHADPTGPVRSASVDGFIVYCAADGSALLRAVLERGLPTVLVDQEPQAGAVNVGIDDAGGAQAAAAHLLALGHRQLGVVCLELSEQRFSGPVSPAREAQATYRTTDQRLRGYRAAAAHHPDATLYPTEAAHNTPDSGEALTRDLLTRHPQVTAVLCMSDVLAQGALRAAAALGRRVPQDLSVVGFDDLPGSETLDLTTVWQPTTDKGEQVGQAMLNLLAGQPAAPVTLPTRLVVRGTTAPPAP
- a CDS encoding MFS transporter; the protein is MTAPILPAQPPAPGHPGEAARRALSVIFLINGALFATWAVNIPGIRDALNLSEAQIGAALLAVGLGSLCSMTLTGAWTARHGSHRVTRTAAVLCMLTLLPPFLAPGLPLLIAALTVLGAANGSMDVAMNAQGVTVEQRLGRPIMSRLHAYFSLGGVLGAALGTLLVGRVPMTAHALTVTVVTAAAALIAGRFLLPDLPSAPIPAAPRRVPISAAAALLGALCFLGMLSEGANYDWAALYFRDVLGSPGGQAGLGYAAFVTTMTLGRWFGDRLRARLGDETIVRGGALVTAAGLGLALLTRDPLPAAAGFALSGLGLSNVVPVMYGAAGHALGGRGIAQVASIGYGGFLLGPPAIGFIAAQVGLPAALGLALAGALLITLLGGRAFALIRR
- a CDS encoding citrate synthase encodes the protein MTASLTTAQACEQLGVKPATLYAYVSRGLIRSVPGPSGTRQRRYDAGDVQALAGRQATRRDPQAGVQAAVQGSLDGLRAGGGGGVTPILDSALTRIEDGTLAYRGVDALGLADTATVEAVAALLWTGDPRTRPTLPLRARLNLSRHPRADTPLEALGYALTYAGAHDPDALDTRPESGPRQAARILTLLHATAERHARLPPAPDLPLHARLARTWGRPDGADLLRRALILLADHELNVSAFTARVTASGGASLAHCTLAALSALQGPRHGLGALHAHDLLRAALSGDARAALRDATRRAGHAPGFGHALYPHGDPRARALLNALSGQYPDHPVTRATDAVIRAHAGDTAEHLNVDLALAALTLVLGRPAGDAVTLFALARVTGWLAHALETRAGGQFIRPRARYVGPA
- a CDS encoding pyruvate carboxyltransferase, whose translation is MTHDSPAVRDVPTPDLFPAAFPATAFPQVIWQEGTPPTSLPAQAWTTETTHRDGQQGGLPLTTADGLRIYDLMGRFTGGSGALRQAEFFVYRPADRAMLEGALERWRGGHPVEPTTWIRATRRDAELVAGLGVRETGMLASASDYHTFHKFTPGGRAQAARTYLDAVQAVLDAGLRPRLHLEDATRAPREFILPFVEAVQTLAASFPASQAPKFRVCDTMGVGLPLEGAAWPRSVPRMIRELRAAGLSAESLEFHPHNDTHLVVANSLAAVLAGCAAINGTLLGKGERTGNAPLEGVLLHLSGLGLTGDADFTVLNDLNDLYEELGQGVPAKYPLFGRDAHRTRAGIHADGLNKFWPMYAPFNVPALLGRPLDLSLTKDSGVAGLIFLIRQHTGTELGKDHAGLRALHGSLTAEFDAGRQTAVEWEELAERALKLIPVGTVVRSGS